From a region of the Corallococcus coralloides DSM 2259 genome:
- a CDS encoding DUF2306 domain-containing protein, with translation MTTTTKARRLVPAALVALSLVPILAGAARLAELAGGAELTPHNARFFASPLPVVLHVLSASVYCVLGACQFAPDFRRRRPGWHRVAGRLLVACGLLAGLSGLWMTLFYPRAEGDGVLLDGLRLLFGAAMVLSLVLGLAAILRRDVGRHRAWSIRGYAIGLGAGTQVLVSVPWFLIVGTPGELARALLLGAGWVINLAVAERVIRRQTASPVRAAQMREGLLEVRASVGNASRPL, from the coding sequence ATGACCACCACCACCAAGGCCAGGCGGCTCGTGCCCGCTGCACTGGTCGCGCTCTCGCTCGTGCCCATCCTGGCCGGCGCCGCCCGTCTGGCCGAGCTGGCGGGCGGCGCCGAACTCACGCCGCACAACGCGCGGTTCTTCGCATCGCCCCTACCGGTGGTGCTGCACGTCCTCAGCGCCAGCGTGTATTGCGTCCTGGGTGCCTGCCAATTCGCCCCGGACTTTCGCCGTCGGCGGCCCGGCTGGCACCGCGTCGCCGGGCGGCTCCTGGTCGCGTGCGGCCTCTTGGCTGGGCTCTCGGGCTTGTGGATGACGCTGTTCTATCCCCGCGCCGAAGGCGACGGTGTGCTCCTCGACGGCCTGCGGCTCCTGTTCGGCGCGGCGATGGTCCTTTCCCTCGTCCTGGGGCTGGCCGCGATCCTGCGGCGGGACGTCGGCCGCCACCGGGCCTGGTCGATTCGAGGCTACGCCATCGGTCTGGGCGCGGGCACGCAGGTGCTGGTCTCCGTGCCCTGGTTCCTCATCGTCGGCACGCCCGGCGAACTCGCCAGAGCGCTGCTGTTGGGCGCCGGCTGGGTCATCAACCTCGCCGTGGCCGAGCGGGTCATTCGTCGACAAACCGCCTCGCCGGTTCGCGCTGCCCAGATGCGCGAGGGGCTGCTCGAGGTACGCGCCAGCGTCGGGAACGCCTCACGCCCGCTGTAG
- a CDS encoding serine hydrolase domain-containing protein yields the protein MAVLLVDLLLGGPAAAHDSLRERIEAFVRAEQRRQSVPGLAVGVVSHGRVVLAKGYGFANLEHQVPVETDTLFQSGSVGKMFTAMTVMLQVESGRLALSDSITKYFPDAPATWRPITLRHLLTHTSGVGDIYDVLDPRQDYTDADYRQLAYGRPLQFPAGLRWSYSNTGYVLLGVLVNQVAGTSYVNVLGSQVFRPAHMKTARGISEEDVILNRASGYSVVNGVVKNQVWVSPSLNRNADGSLYFSLKDVLAWDAAVDQRAILGRGSWQQILTPVKLNSGASYPYGFGWTIKERAGKPQHQHAGSWQGFVSVYSRFLGDELSIVVLMNSNTANPTTFVDGIAAIVNPALAVPPLAPIPDGEPAMTARFRAILEQLRNGTLDPADFAYIPSWFFPEEVPYYQDLLQDLGPAGPLVLAKREVLGDDRVYTYLVKFGAATWRYKVGIIPDGRVTGLGLQKD from the coding sequence GTGGCTGTCCTTCTCGTGGACCTGCTCCTGGGGGGCCCCGCCGCCGCGCATGATTCGCTGCGCGAGCGGATTGAGGCCTTCGTGCGCGCGGAGCAGAGGCGACAGAGCGTGCCCGGTCTCGCAGTGGGCGTCGTGAGTCACGGGCGGGTCGTGCTGGCGAAAGGGTACGGCTTCGCGAACCTGGAGCACCAGGTCCCCGTGGAGACGGACACCCTCTTCCAGTCCGGCTCCGTGGGGAAGATGTTCACCGCGATGACGGTGATGCTCCAGGTGGAGTCCGGCAGGTTGGCGTTGTCCGACAGCATCACGAAGTACTTCCCCGACGCGCCCGCGACATGGCGGCCCATCACGTTGCGCCACCTGCTGACGCATACCTCTGGCGTCGGCGACATCTACGACGTGCTCGACCCGCGACAGGACTACACGGACGCGGACTACCGGCAACTCGCCTATGGGCGGCCCCTCCAGTTCCCCGCCGGCCTGCGCTGGAGCTATAGCAACACCGGCTACGTCCTGCTGGGCGTCCTGGTGAACCAGGTCGCGGGCACCTCCTACGTCAACGTCCTGGGGTCGCAGGTCTTCCGGCCCGCGCACATGAAGACCGCGCGAGGCATCAGCGAGGAGGACGTCATCCTGAACCGTGCGTCCGGCTACAGCGTCGTCAACGGCGTGGTCAAGAATCAGGTGTGGGTTTCGCCGTCGTTGAATCGCAACGCGGACGGTTCGCTCTATTTCTCCTTGAAGGACGTGCTGGCCTGGGACGCCGCCGTGGACCAGCGCGCCATCCTGGGCCGCGGAAGCTGGCAGCAGATCCTGACGCCCGTGAAGCTCAACAGCGGGGCCTCCTATCCGTATGGCTTTGGCTGGACGATCAAGGAGCGCGCGGGCAAGCCTCAGCATCAGCACGCTGGTAGCTGGCAGGGCTTCGTCAGCGTCTACTCCCGTTTCCTCGGGGACGAGCTGTCCATCGTGGTGTTGATGAATTCCAACACCGCGAACCCCACGACATTCGTGGATGGGATCGCGGCCATCGTGAACCCGGCGCTCGCGGTGCCTCCCCTGGCGCCCATTCCCGACGGAGAGCCGGCGATGACGGCGCGGTTCAGGGCGATACTCGAACAGCTCCGGAACGGGACACTGGATCCGGCGGATTTCGCGTACATCCCGAGCTGGTTCTTCCCGGAAGAAGTGCCGTACTACCAGGACCTGTTGCAGGACCTGGGGCCTGCGGGGCCGCTCGTCCTGGCGAAGCGCGAAGTGCTGGGCGATGACCGCGTCTACACGTACCTCGTGAAGTTCGGGGCCGCGACCTGGCGCTACAAGGTGGGCATCATCCCGGATGGCCGCGTGACCGGCCTTGGCCTGCAGAAGGACTGA
- a CDS encoding xylanase/chitin deacetylase: MSRSAPADASATRISIPVLCYHVVSTDPSGRYQLSVTKFKEQKAYLASNGFTTLPLDEYYSVMILQTPAPAKPIVLTFDDGTSDFARMMLREGSKTASVRPGAVRDASTLLRPPHREQAKTSSANVRRSSPAQSNRGVRSIIDSTVAA; this comes from the coding sequence GTGAGCCGGTCCGCGCCGGCTGACGCGTCCGCGACCCGCATCTCGATTCCCGTGCTGTGCTACCACGTCGTCTCCACCGACCCGAGCGGCCGCTACCAGCTGTCCGTGACGAAGTTCAAGGAGCAGAAGGCGTACCTGGCGAGCAACGGTTTCACGACGCTGCCGCTGGACGAGTACTACAGCGTCATGATTCTGCAGACGCCGGCCCCGGCGAAGCCGATTGTGTTGACCTTTGACGACGGCACGTCCGACTTCGCGCGAATGATGCTTCGCGAGGGGTCGAAGACCGCCTCCGTCAGGCCGGGGGCCGTCAGGGATGCCAGCACCCTCCTGCGGCCTCCACACCGAGAGCAGGCGAAGACCTCCAGCGCGAACGTCCGGCGCAGCAGTCCCGCCCAATCCAATCGCGGCGTGCGCTCCATCATCGACTCCACCGTCGCAGCCTGA